AGGTAGCGTTCTTCAAAGCAACATACATTGCGCCACCGTTTGCCTGCGAGTCCGAATGGCGGTGACCCGTTTCCGTCAGGAATGTCGGAATGGAGGGTTTTCGTCCCCTGAAGCGTTGGGCGATCATGGTCCACCGTGATGTGTGGGATAGCGACAGAAGTGGCAGGTCCGGTAGTCGTGCCGGCGGGAAGCAGCGCCGTGCTTGCGGTCTGAGCGCAAGTTCAGGCTTCAAAACCGAAATGCCCGCGGGTTTGAGCCGCGGGTTAAACGTCTGCGATCCTGATATTTCCCAAATACTCACGCTTTGGCCCACGAGGTCAAGCGACATTTGAGGCGGGCGTTCGTGCTCCCCGAAGCTCGTGGAGCGACTAGCAGGATAGGTTGGTTGAATTGGCAGGCGTTCATGCTTGGGCAGTATGTCCCTCACCTTCAGGGGCGCACATTGCTCTGCTGGATTGAGTGCTGCCCTCCGAAGGCAGAGCGATTTGGGCAGTGACCAAGAGAAAACCCCTCCCGTGGTGCGGGAGCGGGGTCTCCTTGGAATGTCAGCCGATCCGAAGGGCATTGGCGAGCGGACGTATTCAATCGGCGGGCACGATAGATAGGCATTCCTCATCAGAAGTGCTTACGGCAGTCTGCCAACAGCTTGCGTTTTGCGGAGCGAAATGTCGCGAAGAGCCATGAGCTGGCCTTCGACCGCACCCTATCCAGCCCCTGAAGTTTCGATCATACTTGCGGGTATGCGTTGGCTGGAGCCGCTGCACTGCTTGCTCGTGCGGGATAATCAACGAGGACTATGATGATGAACGGTGCGGAAACGCTGGTGAAGACCCTGTTGGCAAGTGGGGTGAATGTCTGTTTTGCCAATCCAGGAACGTCGGAGATGCATTTCGTGGCAGCCCTGGATTGCAATCCAGAGATGCGTTGTATCCTATGCCTGTTCGAGGGTGGGGCGACCGGGGCGGCGGATGGGTATTTTCGCATGTCTTCGGAGGTGGCCGCCACGCTCCTACACCTAGCGCCAGGTTTTGGTAACGGCGTTGCCAACCTGCATAACGCTCGCAAGGCGCAAAGCGGGATCGTGAACATCATGGGTGATCATGCCAGCTACCATCTGCGCTACGAAAGCCCGCTGCGTGGCGATACGGTAGGAATTAGTGAGACCGTTTCGCACTGGACGCGAGTATCGGACGATGCCGGGTCGGTGGCAGGTGATGGCGCAGCGGCGATCCGGGCCGCACGGTCGTCCAACGGGCAAATTGCGACACTGATCCTGCCCGCAAACACCGCATGGGAAGAGGCAGGTGAGTCAAAAATGAGTGACGCCGCCCCATCGCTGAGGCGGCCGGAGGCGGCAAGAGTAGCGGCGGCAGCGCGGGCGCTATGTTCCCCCGGCGCGGCGCTACTCGTGGACGGACAAGCATTGCGGGGCGAGTTGAGTCTGCTTGCAGCGCGTATTGCGAAGAAATCAGGGTGTCGTTTGATGGCGCCATACTTGGTCGCGCGGATCCAGCGTGGTGGTGGTTCGGTCCGACTGCAGCGGTTGGCCTACCGGATCGACGACAATGTGGCCCACCTAGCCGACAAGACCAATCTTGTGCTCTGCGGGGCGGTGCGGCCCACGAGCTTTTTTGCGTATCCGGACAAGGTGATCCTGCCCGAAAACTCCGATTGCAGGGTGATCGATCTATGCAGCATCGATATGGATTACGCCTGGACCCTGGAGGCGCTAGCTGAGGCCCTGGGAGCGAGGAATGTGGAGTTGGGGCCAGAGGATTTTCAACCGCTCAATCTACCGCCTGTTCCGACCGGCGCGATGAGCATCGATAAAGTTGGCCAGGCGATTGCTGCGCTCATGCCCGCGAATGCCATAGTGGTGAACGAAGGAAATTCATCGGCGCGCGCGATGGATGTCGCGACTGAGTCCGCGCGTTTGCATGATATGCTAATGATCACCGGTGGATCGATTGGGTTCGGTTTACCTGTAGCCGTAGGAGCGGCGGTGGCTTGCCCGGACCGCAAAGTTCTGGCGTTGGAGGGCGACGGTTCCGCTATGTACACGCTGCAATCGCTGTGGACTATGGCGCGCGAAAATCTCGACGTAACGGTGGTTGTGTTTGCCAACCGCCGCTATCAGATTCTCCGGATAGAGTTGGCAAATGTCGGAGTGACGCATGTGGGGCGCAACGCCGAGCGAATGTTCGATCTGGTGGAGCCGACTCTAGACTGGGTCGCGTTGGCGCGTGGGCATGGGGTCGAGGGTGTACGCGTCATTGATGTGGATCAGTTTGCTGTGGCCTTCAGAGGGGCGATGGAGAAGAAGGGTCCGCTCCTGATCGAAGTTGTCTGCTGAGACATCGGAGACACTGCGATCGACATATCTGCTTTGAGTCATTCGCTACCGCGCGCAGGATGGCCTGGCTCTCAGATGACCAGCCCCCCGCGCGTCCACGAAGAAAAGAGACGTGCCTGCTTTAATACAGGGAGGAGAACTCGACATGAGTTGGCAGTGCAAGTTGACGTCCCTTACCGGGGCCGCGCTGGCCGCAGGCCTGATGAGCGGTGCGTTCCTTGGGGTAGCCTCGGCTGAAGAGGTTGTGCTCAAGATGGCGGTGCCGGACTGGCCGCCGACCCGCATCATGAAGAAAATGTTCGATGAGCAGTATAAACCTGCCTCGGGCAACACGGTGAAGCTCGAAGTCGACTTCATCCCGTGGCCGGACTTTTATACGCGCGTCAATGCTTCGCTGACCTCAGGCGAGCAGAAATACAACATGGCGGTCTCCGATTCACAGTGGTTGGGAGCCTTCGTGGAGGGCGGCTATTATAGAAAGATCAACGACTTGATCGATGCCGATCCGGAGCTGAAAGCAGCGATGGATGGCATGCACCCGAGCATTCTCGCCGCCTACTCCACCTATCCACACAAGACACCGAACTACTACGGTTTCCCGCAGTTTCCGGATGTTCTGGTCAACTTCGTACGCAAGGATATCGTCTGTAACGAGGAGGAGCAGAAGAATTTTCAGGCGAAGTTCAACAAGAAACTGCCCTGCACCCCGGAAGAGCTCGACGACATGGACTGGGATATGTTCGAGAACATCGGCCAGTTCTTCATGCGCAAGAAAGGAGAGAATCTTGCCGGCAAGCCCGCTGATGACGATTTCTACGGTATCGCCTATCAAGCCGGCAAAGGCTACGATATGTCCACAAGCCAGATTAACACCATGATTTGGCAGACGGGTGGCAATATTTGGGATGAAACCAATGCGCCGACAGGACATGCGGAAGGTGTTGTCAACTCCGAATTGTCGGTAAAGGGATTAGATCACTTTTTGCGTCTGATCCAGTATATGCCGCCTGTTGCCAGGACCGGAACCATGGACATCTTCAAAACCGATGAACTTTTCCGCGAAGGAAAGGTTGCCATGAATATCGAGTGGATCGGGCTTGGCGAAGCCTCTCTCGACCCGAAGACATCCAAAGTCTCAGACAAACTGGTTTTCGGTCTCATGCCCGGCATGCGGGGAGCTGACGGCAAACTTGTGCGCTGGAGTCAGATCGGTGGGCAGCCCTTCGTGCTTATGACATGGAATACCGATCTCCAGAACAAGGAGGCTGTTGGCTTTGTGAAGTGGTGGCTGTCACCTGATATCCAGAACCAGTACGCGGCAGGCGGTGGTCAGTCGGCCATCAAGGCGGTATATGAAAATCCGAAATATGCCACTTATCGTCCATGGAATCGGACCTGGGGGCCGAGCCTCGATTGGCAGAAGGACATGTGGCATGTGCCGCAGTTCTTCGAGCTGCTCACCCAGCAGCAGGATCAATATGATCTTGCGATCACCGGCAAGCAGGACGCCAAGACGACGCTCGACAACATAGCGAAGTTTCAGGAGAACTTGCTGACGGAAGCGGGCCTGATCCAATAAGAGCAACACGCCGAGGACGCGCGCAGGCAACTGCGTGCGTCCTCTTTGTCTTTAGGAATTTCGGAAGCAGATGAGTGTGACCCGGTCATTCCTAACAGAGGGAACCTCAATTCATTCGGGTAATCCGACTTGCCGCCAGGCGTCCGCCAGCCGCTCCATGGACGACTGACCGAAGGCGCCCATTCCTGCAAAACCCGAAATCGTAAAACCTGGCGCGATTTCCTTTAGCCGGCCTGCGGCGGCGCGGGCAGCATCCAGGCGTCCGAGACTGACCTGGCTGGCAACAAGATATGCGTGTAGCACGCTGAAGCTGGGGTTGGCCTGGACCGCCATTGTCGAATAGGTCACAGCTTGTTCGTATTGATCGGTCAACAGATAACTAACTGCGAGCGCAGCGTAGGCATGGTAGTTGAGGGGATCGAATGGACTGAGCCGCAAGGCCTTCTGTGCATGCGCGATGGCTCTTTCGTAGCGTTCGCTGTGAGAGCTCACTATCGCGCTGAATCCGAAGGCCAACGCCGAATTCTCATTCAACTCCAATGCCCGGTCGAGCGCACCGATAGCGCCGTTGTAGTCGTGGGTGATCATCGCATTGACAAACGCCCCAATACTCAATGCCTGAGAATCGTCGCTACCGATTGTCATCGCGGTGCGGGAGTGGTCCCTGGCCGCGACTTTATCGTCAGGGTGGAACCCTCCGCGAAAGAATCGTTGTTCGTGGCACCAGGCCAAATAGGCATGCGCGGCAGCATAGTTTGGGTCGAGCCGCAAACACTCACCAAGCAGGCGCAGTGCAAGTTCGCCGTCTGCGAGAGTGTTGGCATAAGCATGGGGCAGCGCCCGGAGAAACAGATCATATGCGTCGAGGTGCTCCGGCCGTTTCTGACGGGCACGCTCAATTTCAGCGCGCCGCAGGGAGGGTTCGATTCTGCCGATAATGCTTTCGGTTAGAAGATCCTGCAGCTTGAAGATGTCGTCGAACGCACCTTCAAATTTTTCAGCCCAGACATGCGTCGCGCTTGCTCCATCCACAAGCTGGCCAGTTATCCGCAGCCGGTTTGCGGTTTTCCTGACACTTCCCTCAAGTACGTAACGGACACCCAGCTCCTTCGCTACCTGGCGAACATCAACCGCTTTGCCCTTGTAGGTAAAGCTGGAATTCCGGGCGATAACCAGCAGGCTCGGCATATGGGCAAGGCCGGTAATAATGTCCTCAACGAGGCCGTCGACGAAATACTCCTGCTCCGGATCTCCCGACATGTTGGTGAATGGCAGAACGGCAATGGAGGGGTTTTCGGTTGCCGCTTTGCGCGCTGCCACAACCGCCGTGGACGTGCCGGCAACACGATAGGCACGTACTGGTTCGACGATGTTCCTCAGAGACTGAGTGCCGAGATCGTCGAACCCGACCTTAACCTTTCCCCTGATGTGATCATAGGCCGTCCCCGAGATGAGAATGCCTCCCGGCTCGGCAATGGCTTCGAGGCGTGCGGCAATGTTGACGCCCTCACCATAGAGATCACTTCCTTCGACCAGGATATCGCCCAGATTGACACCAATGCGCAGAACGATCTGACGGTCCTCGGCCAAGCCTTTGTTGGCGGTGGCCATGTCCTGCTGCAGGTCGAGGGCGCATTGCACCGCATTCACGGCGCTGCCGAATTCGACCAGCACGCCGTCGCCGGTGAATTTGAAGACCCTTCCCTCATGCCTGGCCACAAGCGGGAGGAGGACATCTCTGCGCCTTATCTTCAGAGCCGCCAGCGTACCGACTTCGTCGGCTTCCATAAGTCGGGTGTAGCCAACAACATCTGCGGCCAATATTGCGGCGAGGCGACGCCGGATGGGTTCTTCGACCATAGAGGGCGTTAACTCTCAGAGACGGCAACATTCCATAGTATTGAGGCTCCACCAGTGAGTCTATCCCAGGCGCATGTCCCTGTTCATTTGGGGATCAGCTGCTGCCTAGGCGCCGTGGCCCCACCAGGGGTCAGTGATCTCCTTCATCGTCGTCTCTGGCGGCCATTTCCTGATCATTTCATCCACATCCATCAAGCGCTTGTGGCCGCAGCCCAAGCAGTCCAGCGCCGTGTTGAGGTCGAACAGCTTGACCTGCGCGAGCGTTGCCTCGTCCCGCGCGCGATTGACACCAATGGGGCGGCGGGCCCTCGATCACGCCTCATCGGTCTGATGGGGTCCAACACCGGGCCACGAAGCTGCGGGAAATGCCGGCTATGGGCAGCCAGGAGGACGCAGACGGCGATTATCGCTGCTACAGATCAGCCCGCCAGAGAACGCACGAACGGGTAGACTCGCATCTCTGACGGGCTTTTGGGGCGTGCCTGCCATGTGACAGGCAAGAGAGAATGCCGGAAGGCTTGG
This genomic stretch from Nordella sp. HKS 07 harbors:
- a CDS encoding ABC transporter substrate-binding protein, yielding MSWQCKLTSLTGAALAAGLMSGAFLGVASAEEVVLKMAVPDWPPTRIMKKMFDEQYKPASGNTVKLEVDFIPWPDFYTRVNASLTSGEQKYNMAVSDSQWLGAFVEGGYYRKINDLIDADPELKAAMDGMHPSILAAYSTYPHKTPNYYGFPQFPDVLVNFVRKDIVCNEEEQKNFQAKFNKKLPCTPEELDDMDWDMFENIGQFFMRKKGENLAGKPADDDFYGIAYQAGKGYDMSTSQINTMIWQTGGNIWDETNAPTGHAEGVVNSELSVKGLDHFLRLIQYMPPVARTGTMDIFKTDELFREGKVAMNIEWIGLGEASLDPKTSKVSDKLVFGLMPGMRGADGKLVRWSQIGGQPFVLMTWNTDLQNKEAVGFVKWWLSPDIQNQYAAGGGQSAIKAVYENPKYATYRPWNRTWGPSLDWQKDMWHVPQFFELLTQQQDQYDLAITGKQDAKTTLDNIAKFQENLLTEAGLIQ
- a CDS encoding acetolactate synthase large subunit; this encodes MMMNGAETLVKTLLASGVNVCFANPGTSEMHFVAALDCNPEMRCILCLFEGGATGAADGYFRMSSEVAATLLHLAPGFGNGVANLHNARKAQSGIVNIMGDHASYHLRYESPLRGDTVGISETVSHWTRVSDDAGSVAGDGAAAIRAARSSNGQIATLILPANTAWEEAGESKMSDAAPSLRRPEAARVAAAARALCSPGAALLVDGQALRGELSLLAARIAKKSGCRLMAPYLVARIQRGGGSVRLQRLAYRIDDNVAHLADKTNLVLCGAVRPTSFFAYPDKVILPENSDCRVIDLCSIDMDYAWTLEALAEALGARNVELGPEDFQPLNLPPVPTGAMSIDKVGQAIAALMPANAIVVNEGNSSARAMDVATESARLHDMLMITGGSIGFGLPVAVGAAVACPDRKVLALEGDGSAMYTLQSLWTMARENLDVTVVVFANRRYQILRIELANVGVTHVGRNAERMFDLVEPTLDWVALARGHGVEGVRVIDVDQFAVAFRGAMEKKGPLLIEVVC
- a CDS encoding adenylate/guanylate cyclase domain-containing protein, which gives rise to MVEEPIRRRLAAILAADVVGYTRLMEADEVGTLAALKIRRRDVLLPLVARHEGRVFKFTGDGVLVEFGSAVNAVQCALDLQQDMATANKGLAEDRQIVLRIGVNLGDILVEGSDLYGEGVNIAARLEAIAEPGGILISGTAYDHIRGKVKVGFDDLGTQSLRNIVEPVRAYRVAGTSTAVVAARKAATENPSIAVLPFTNMSGDPEQEYFVDGLVEDIITGLAHMPSLLVIARNSSFTYKGKAVDVRQVAKELGVRYVLEGSVRKTANRLRITGQLVDGASATHVWAEKFEGAFDDIFKLQDLLTESIIGRIEPSLRRAEIERARQKRPEHLDAYDLFLRALPHAYANTLADGELALRLLGECLRLDPNYAAAHAYLAWCHEQRFFRGGFHPDDKVAARDHSRTAMTIGSDDSQALSIGAFVNAMITHDYNGAIGALDRALELNENSALAFGFSAIVSSHSERYERAIAHAQKALRLSPFDPLNYHAYAALAVSYLLTDQYEQAVTYSTMAVQANPSFSVLHAYLVASQVSLGRLDAARAAAGRLKEIAPGFTISGFAGMGAFGQSSMERLADAWRQVGLPE